From Triticum urartu cultivar G1812 chromosome 2, Tu2.1, whole genome shotgun sequence, a single genomic window includes:
- the LOC125540282 gene encoding probable L-type lectin-domain containing receptor kinase S.5 — translation MMVLLPWHRRDLKLAVSLPLPGLLRCILVLVTVLSPCTASSFSDCWPAHHSYSDVKGGDVCIFQLDLPIIGVLQSSWDAGVIDGALHLTTDDVYQPPVYYPPDPKRRAGCAILPVEVILWQPVGEPSDINFKWQWPWRYDEPKLEASFNATFTMSANTSREGDGGLMFGILPPILDGFHRATYASLARSRTTFPDGRRVAVEVSQAEYYYSQGTTSMYVSIEPELNTTSMAIYTVWVDYNAAAHNLSVYVVEGGKPKPEEPTLHMPLNVTDVVRSPQGASGYFGLFASKSRFLPTCQAVVYSWNITMEKLPPEPIILPEPPMLPEPNHGRELRREFLAILLTVVLPIAVIMAIVFVAACYFSSRYKALRTRLKLSEVLRQLPGVPREFKHATIRKATHNFHEMMMLGRGGFGAVYKGTLRSGKRGEGRVDVAVKKFTRKDDRGYEDFLAEVDIIHRLRHKNIVPLLGWSYENGELLLIYEYMPNGSVDKHLFHEKQQHRGHQQPVLPWGRRYDIVKDVAAGLHYVHHEYERTVLHRDIKASNIMLDSAFRGRLGDFGLARVVGLDKNSFTDIGVAGTWGFIAPEYPVSHKATRQTDVYAFGVLVLEVVTGRRSLGKADDEFPLLVDWVWWLHQEGRLLEAVDAELRSSDAGFDADDAARLLLLGLSCSNPNPSDRPTLANVLQVVAKTAPLPDVPPVKPAFVWPPEGALLDDDVDDGFAGTSGDDSRYWEEEETMPSFMSSEITKRRARNVGQHKDAWEIESYV, via the exons ATGATGGTCCTTCTTCCCTGGCACCGGCGGGACCTGAAGCTTGCAGTAAGTCTGCCGTTGCCAGGTCTGTTGCGCTGCATCCTTGTATTGGTGACAGTCTTGAGCCCCTGCACCGCATCATCGTTTTCGGATTGTTGGCCCGCCCACCACTCTTACTCCGATGTGAAGGGCGGCGACGTCTGCATTTTCCAGCTCGACCTGCCCATTATTGGAGTTCTGCAGAGCTCCTGGGATGCAGGCGTCATAGACGGCGCCCTCCACCTCACCACCGACGACGTCTACCAGCCGCCCGTCTATTACCCACCTGACCCCAAGAGGCGGGCCGGATGTGCCATCCTCCCGGTGGAAGTCATTCTGTGGCAGCCGGTCGGTGAACCATCCGACATCAACTTTAAGTGGCAATGGCCGTGGAGGTACGACGAGCCAAAGCTTGAGGCGTCCTTCAACGCCACATTCACCATGAGCGCCAACACATCACGCGAAGGCGACGGCGGCCTTATGTTCGGGATACTGCCTCCCATTTTGGATGGCTTCCACAGAGCCACATACGCATCCTTGGCCAGGTCTAGGACCACATTCCCCGACGGCCGCCGCGTCGCCGTCGAGGTCAGTCAAGCAGAGTACTACTATTCTCAAGGTACCACCAGCATGTACGTTTCCATCGAGCCGGAGCTGAACACGACGTCCATGGCGATCTACACCGTCTGGGTCGATTACAACGCCGCCGCTCACAACCTATCGGTGTATGTGGTCGAGGGCGGCAAGCCCAAACCTGAGGAACCCACGCTTCACATGCCGCTCAACGTCACCGACGTCGTTAGGTCGCCCCAAGGCGCTTCGGGTTACTTCGGTTTATTCGCCTCAAAGAGCAGATTCTTGCCCACTTGTCAGGCGGTGGTCTATAGCTGGAACATCACCATGGAGAAGCTCCCGCCGGAACCCATCATACTCCCGGAACCACCCATGCTCCCTGAACCCAACCATGGTCGTGAACTGCGAAGAGAATTCTTGGCCATACTGCTGACGGTGGTGCTTCCTATAGCCGTTATCATGGCCATCGTTTTCGTGGCGGCCTGCTACTTCTCGTCGAGGTACAAGGCTCTCAGGACGAGGCTCAAGCTCTCAGAGGTGCTGAGACAGCTCCCCGGGGTGCCCAGGGAGTTCAAGCACGCCACCATCAGGAAGGCGACCCACAACTTCCATGAGATGATGATGTTGGGGAGAGGCGGTTTCGGCGCCGTGTACAAGGGAACGCTACGGTCAGGGAAGCGCGGCGAAGGGCGAGTCGATGTGGCTGTGAAGAAGTTCACCCGGAAAGATGACCGTGGCTACGAGGACTTCCTCGCCGAGGTCGACATCATCCACCGGCTCCGTCACAAGAACATTGTCCCTCTTCTTG GTTGGTCTTACGAGAATGGAGAGCTGCTACTGATCTACGAGTACATGCCCAATGGCAGCGTAGACAAGCACCTGTTCCACGAAAAGCAGCAGCACCGTGGCCACCAACAGCCAGTTCTGCCCTGGGGGAGACGCTACGACATTGTGAAGGACGTCGCCGCTGGTTTGCACTATGTCCACCACGAGTACGAGCGCACGGTGCTCCACCGCGACATCAAGGCCAGCAACATCATGCTCGACTCGGCCTTCCGCGGCCGCCTCGGCGACTTCGGCCTCGCGCGGGTCGTCGGCTTAGACAAGAACTCCTTCACCGACATCGGCGTCGCGGGCACCTGGGGCTTCATCGCGCCGGAGTACCCCGTCAGCCACAAGGCCACCCGGCAGACCGACGTCTACGCGTTCGGGGTGCTGGTCCTCGAGGTCGTCACCGGCAGGAGGTCCCTCGGCAAAGCGGACGACGAGTTCCCGCTGCTGGTCGATTGGGTTTGGTGGCTCCATCAAGAGGGGAGGCTGCTGGAAGCCGTTGACGCTGAGCTCCGCTCGTCGGACGCGGGGTTCGACGCCGACGATGCCGCCCGGCTGCTGCTCCTCGGTCTGTCCTGCAGCAACCCGAACCCATCGGACCGGCCGACCCTGGCCAACGTGCTGCAGGTTGTCGCCAAGACGGCGCCGCTGCCGGACGTGCCGCCGGTGAAGCCCGCGTTTGTGTGGCCGCCGGAGGGGGCGTTACTGGACGACGACGTGGATGATGGGTTTGCGGGGACGAGCGGTGATGATTCTCGATactgggaggaggaggagaccaTGCCGAGCTTCATGTCGTCAGAGATCACCAAGCGCAGGGCTCGGAATGTTGGTCAGCACAAAGACGCGTGGGAGATAGAGAGTTATGTGTAA